The following coding sequences are from one Triticum aestivum cultivar Chinese Spring chromosome 5A, IWGSC CS RefSeq v2.1, whole genome shotgun sequence window:
- the LOC123102564 gene encoding probable glutamate carboxypeptidase LAMP1 isoform X3 — protein sequence MIEIQRLGNGGSDYAAFVQHVGIPSTNLIFGEGPGYPVYHSLYDDFVRVEKFADPGFCRHVAASTTTARRSWCFSPSTTLHATMPPPPHYTESLSEEKFHLMNEHEEVLM from the exons ATGATCGAG ATTCAACGACTGGGCAATGGAGGATCAGACTATGCAGCATTCGTTCAACATGTTGGCATTCCATCCACCAACTTGATATTTGGAGAAG GGCCAGGATATCCTGTTTACCACTCTTTATACGATGATTTTGTAAGGGTGGAGAAGTTCGCGGACCCTGGGTTCTGTAGGCATGTCGCAG CATCAACGACAACAGCGCGGCGCTCCTGGTGTTTCTCTCCTTCTACTACCTTGCATGCTACAATGCCACCGCCTCCTCACTATACAGAAAGTTTGAGTGAGGAAAAATTCCATCTCATGAACGAACATGAAGAAGTTCTAATGTGA
- the LOC123102564 gene encoding probable glutamate carboxypeptidase LAMP1 isoform X2, whose translation MIEVQDPDNSSQTAYDSWVKSNASPNIQRLGNGGSDYAAFVQHVGIPSTNLIFGEGPGYPVYHSLYDDFVRVEKFADPGFCRHVAASTTTARRSWCFSPSTTLHATMPPPPHYTESLSEEKFHLMNEHEEVLM comes from the exons ATGATCGAG GTTCAAGACCCCGACAATTCATCTCAGACGGCTTATGATTCATGGGTCAAATCCAATGCTTCTCCCAAC ATTCAACGACTGGGCAATGGAGGATCAGACTATGCAGCATTCGTTCAACATGTTGGCATTCCATCCACCAACTTGATATTTGGAGAAG GGCCAGGATATCCTGTTTACCACTCTTTATACGATGATTTTGTAAGGGTGGAGAAGTTCGCGGACCCTGGGTTCTGTAGGCATGTCGCAG CATCAACGACAACAGCGCGGCGCTCCTGGTGTTTCTCTCCTTCTACTACCTTGCATGCTACAATGCCACCGCCTCCTCACTATACAGAAAGTTTGAGTGAGGAAAAATTCCATCTCATGAACGAACATGAAGAAGTTCTAATGTGA
- the LOC123102564 gene encoding probable glutamate carboxypeptidase LAMP1 isoform X1: MLILFFLLITRWSKSQNILFFQFMKVQDPDNSSQTAYDSWVKSNASPNIQRLGNGGSDYAAFVQHVGIPSTNLIFGEGPGYPVYHSLYDDFVRVEKFADPGFCRHVAAASRCSINDNSAALLVFLSFYYLACYNATASSLYRKFE, translated from the exons ATGCTTATTCTATTTTTCTTATTAATAACAAGATGGTCAAAAAGTCAAAACATTCTGTTTTTTCAATTCATGAAGGTTCAAGACCCCGACAATTCATCTCAGACGGCTTATGATTCATGGGTCAAATCCAATGCTTCTCCCAAC ATTCAACGACTGGGCAATGGAGGATCAGACTATGCAGCATTCGTTCAACATGTTGGCATTCCATCCACCAACTTGATATTTGGAGAAG GGCCAGGATATCCTGTTTACCACTCTTTATACGATGATTTTGTAAGGGTGGAGAAGTTCGCGGACCCTGGGTTCTGTAGGCATGTCGCAG CTGCTAGCCGCTGCAGCATCAACGACAACAGCGCGGCGCTCCTGGTGTTTCTCTCCTTCTACTACCTTGCATGCTACAATGCCACCGCCTCCTCACTATACAGAAAGTTTGAGTGA